One segment of Synechocystis sp. PCC 7509 DNA contains the following:
- a CDS encoding ester cyclase, translated as MQHDNITLARRFVEGVLGGQNPAAFDEIVDENIRISTGLKPDGDIRGKEEYQTILTKFGSAFTNGRLTITDIFASADGERVVVMFDAYATHTGEMFGVSATGIEVPMIETHVMRFAGGKLVENIVGGNNPLGFEMLLADAIRPLVLPEVYSK; from the coding sequence ATGCAACACGACAACATTACTCTTGCTCGTCGTTTCGTTGAAGGCGTACTTGGCGGTCAAAACCCTGCCGCTTTTGACGAAATAGTAGATGAGAATATAAGAATTTCCACCGGACTGAAGCCGGATGGGGATATCAGAGGTAAGGAAGAGTACCAAACTATATTAACCAAGTTTGGTTCAGCTTTCACGAACGGTCGTCTGACGATTACGGACATTTTTGCATCCGCAGACGGCGAGCGCGTGGTAGTAATGTTTGATGCCTACGCTACTCATACTGGAGAGATGTTTGGCGTGTCAGCCACTGGCATTGAAGTACCTATGATTGAAACTCATGTTATGCGCTTTGCTGGTGGTAAGTTGGTTGAAAATATTGTCGGTGGCAATAATCCGCTCGGCTTCGAGATGCTATTGGCAGACGCAATACGACCGCTAGTG
- a CDS encoding DUF4440 domain-containing protein: protein MTENIRDFSKYWNEMSAKRNLPGIVALHTTNTWWLPHNDARSVGTNKVRETYERLFQAQNMSLVHTTENITVSKSGDMAAEIGAYELSMDTPQGEFKDKGKYFFLLTNVGSEWRIAADMFNSDKPIL from the coding sequence ATGACTGAGAATATCCGCGATTTTAGCAAATACTGGAATGAAATGAGCGCAAAAAGAAATCTGCCTGGAATAGTTGCGCTCCATACCACAAATACCTGGTGGCTTCCGCATAATGATGCTCGTTCTGTCGGCACTAATAAAGTTAGAGAAACCTACGAACGACTTTTTCAAGCTCAAAATATGAGCCTTGTTCATACGACCGAGAACATTACAGTCAGCAAGTCGGGTGATATGGCAGCCGAAATCGGTGCCTACGAACTTAGCATGGACACTCCGCAGGGAGAGTTCAAAGATAAAGGCAAATACTTTTTTCTGCTAACCAATGTTGGTAGTGAATGGAGAATCGCCGCCGATATGTTCAATAGTGATAAACCAATTTTGTAG
- a CDS encoding SDR family oxidoreductase, with amino-acid sequence MKEQSRIAVVTGSNRGLGYAIAKKLGQRQEVQVVLTSRDEASGRAAHEKLAQEGVSADYHSLDVNSDQSVETFTQWLSQTYGKVDILINNAGVNPTGQIEESSVLTVKLETMLSTFTTNVLAVARISQALIPLMKEQNYGRIVNVSTEMASLTITPNDYYPLAPSYRLSKLGLNGLTVLLAKELQGTNILVNAYSPGWMQTDMGGENAPFTAEEGAETAVYLATLPDGEAQGKFFAEMRKSGDAITLNW; translated from the coding sequence ATGAAAGAACAATCTAGAATCGCGGTTGTAACGGGAAGTAATCGCGGTTTAGGCTATGCGATCGCTAAAAAACTAGGTCAGCGTCAAGAAGTCCAAGTTGTTTTAACAAGTCGTGATGAAGCGTCTGGTCGTGCGGCTCACGAAAAACTAGCTCAAGAAGGTGTAAGCGCTGACTATCATAGTTTAGATGTCAATAGCGATCAAAGCGTAGAAACCTTTACACAATGGTTGAGTCAAACTTATGGCAAAGTTGACATTTTGATTAATAATGCTGGAGTCAATCCTACAGGGCAGATTGAAGAATCCAGCGTATTAACTGTAAAACTTGAGACGATGCTCTCAACCTTTACCACAAATGTTCTCGCTGTCGCGCGCATTTCTCAAGCTCTAATTCCCTTGATGAAAGAGCAAAACTATGGGCGGATTGTGAATGTTTCAACGGAGATGGCATCGCTTACTATCACACCGAATGATTATTATCCTCTTGCTCCATCCTACCGATTGTCTAAGCTGGGACTCAATGGACTAACAGTACTTTTGGCAAAGGAGCTACAAGGAACCAACATTTTAGTGAATGCTTACTCACCCGGTTGGATGCAAACTGATATGGGTGGCGAAAATGCGCCCTTCACCGCCGAAGAAGGCGCGGAAACTGCGGTGTATCTGGCAACTTTGCCCGATGGTGAAGCGCAAGGTAAGTTCTTTGCTGAAATGCGAAAATCTGGCGACGCGATCACACTAAATTGGTAA
- a CDS encoding helix-turn-helix domain-containing protein: MKVICKLKQVMDEQGLNQSQLADATGLSPTTVGKLYRNQFERIDKDTLMVLCKFFRKGIGDLFEVIFEEGD, translated from the coding sequence ATGAAAGTGATTTGTAAGCTTAAACAGGTAATGGACGAACAGGGTCTTAATCAAAGTCAACTTGCAGATGCAACAGGATTAAGCCCTACAACTGTAGGAAAGCTATATCGTAATCAGTTTGAACGAATTGATAAAGATACATTAATGGTTCTATGCAAATTTTTTCGCAAAGGCATAGGCGATCTATTTGAAGTGATATTTGAAGAAGGAGATTAG
- a CDS encoding Rha family transcriptional regulator, which yields MSNLTVTERNGILVVDSRLVAIELGIEHHTLLKTIDKYSARLEAKSPLRFEVDVVKRPQGGGSHTRYAWLDERQSTLLMTYSRNTQQVLNCKDALVDAFVKAKQLIPAQSQEIERLKLELQVAQAQATAAQSQERLMQVSSAIVTMHGAGMLGLILGKPEAIVEQPPIVVEKNILVDRSGRPVRTYEGLSKTKLARRYGMKKPQELVNWLQSMGKDHFIQPAMTAAPCQFVPFEYVPELDRLWAARQGSRQRILGE from the coding sequence ATGTCTAATTTAACAGTTACCGAGCGTAATGGTATTTTAGTTGTTGATTCCCGGTTAGTTGCGATTGAACTAGGAATCGAACATCATACTTTACTTAAGACAATCGACAAATATTCAGCCCGACTGGAAGCAAAATCACCACTTCGATTTGAAGTAGATGTGGTCAAACGTCCGCAGGGCGGGGGTTCTCATACTCGTTATGCTTGGCTAGATGAGCGGCAGTCAACATTGTTAATGACTTATAGCCGCAATACCCAACAAGTCCTTAACTGTAAGGATGCCTTAGTTGATGCTTTTGTTAAAGCCAAACAACTTATCCCCGCCCAATCCCAAGAAATCGAACGCCTAAAGCTAGAGCTACAAGTAGCGCAAGCCCAAGCCACCGCCGCCCAGAGTCAAGAGCGCCTGATGCAAGTCTCTAGCGCTATCGTAACGATGCACGGTGCTGGGATGCTAGGGCTAATCTTGGGTAAACCAGAGGCAATTGTCGAACAACCGCCAATTGTTGTCGAGAAAAATATCCTGGTTGATCGTTCAGGTAGACCCGTCCGAACCTACGAAGGGCTATCAAAAACAAAACTCGCTAGACGCTATGGGATGAAGAAGCCCCAAGAGTTGGTCAATTGGCTGCAATCGATGGGCAAAGATCATTTCATCCAGCCAGCAATGACTGCCGCTCCCTGCCAGTTTGTACCGTTCGAGTATGTCCCGGAGTTAGACAGGCTTTGGGCAGCACGGCAAGGGTCGAGGCAACGAATATTGGGCGAGTGA
- a CDS encoding bacterial regulatory protein, crp family: MTFTSAVLGQVQHPTNILTEYLSKFRGVKKFKAYILSWLDGWIHNKLKAGKPPWVYVINQELAEALGCCRDTVFRHLKDLCEMGILRKTPYKRWATDNIWAYSIDFDRLKQELAPLVDISTIENQTADCLKSDSRESEIRQPIAENQTAYISLIPNSSQVQPQHSLPAAGEKVKEEEQPIPEQKIVIPPTGEELQSACTQISRLSSQVQTNSQVKAAIEKYWSNFPAALERLKIAVQENWRCNLTGVLVKALKEGVPSEDATPPCAFFGWKEWADEAIKRRLMQYSHSQDGDIMVHFVGGGQALWSQLRLLSWAEVEPIANGGLE, from the coding sequence ATGACATTTACCTCAGCAGTTCTAGGGCAAGTGCAGCACCCTACTAATATTTTGACTGAATATCTTAGTAAGTTTAGGGGAGTTAAAAAGTTCAAAGCATACATCCTCTCCTGGTTAGACGGCTGGATTCATAACAAATTGAAAGCAGGAAAGCCCCCTTGGGTTTATGTAATCAACCAAGAATTAGCCGAAGCTCTTGGTTGTTGTCGAGACACAGTTTTCCGCCACCTCAAAGACTTGTGCGAAATGGGAATACTGAGGAAGACCCCCTACAAGCGTTGGGCAACAGATAACATTTGGGCGTACTCCATTGATTTTGACAGGCTCAAACAAGAATTAGCGCCGCTTGTAGATATTTCTACAATCGAAAATCAGACAGCCGACTGCCTAAAATCAGATAGCCGGGAGTCTGAAATTAGGCAGCCGATAGCAGAAAATCAGACAGCATACATAAGTTTAATTCCTAATTCATCCCAAGTACAACCACAACACAGCCTGCCTGCTGCTGGGGAAAAAGTTAAAGAGGAAGAACAACCTATCCCTGAACAAAAGATTGTAATTCCTCCAACTGGTGAAGAATTGCAAAGTGCTTGTACTCAAATTTCTCGTTTATCATCGCAAGTTCAAACTAATTCTCAGGTCAAAGCCGCCATCGAAAAATACTGGTCTAATTTCCCGGCGGCGCTGGAAAGACTGAAAATTGCAGTACAAGAAAATTGGCGTTGTAACCTGACTGGAGTGCTGGTTAAGGCTTTGAAAGAAGGCGTACCTTCTGAAGATGCTACTCCGCCTTGTGCATTCTTCGGCTGGAAAGAGTGGGCGGACGAAGCGATAAAGCGGCGGTTGATGCAATACTCACACTCTCAGGACGGCGATATCATGGTGCATTTCGTGGGCGGCGGTCAGGCATTGTGGAGTCAGTTGCGATTACTTTCGTGGGCGGAGGTTGAGCCTATTGCTAATGGAGGATTAGAATGA
- a CDS encoding patatin-like phospholipase family protein produces the protein MKSIKPKIGLVLAGGGAKGAYQVGALKYLSELGIVPQIIAGTSIGALNGAVLATHSPFPDAVNRLSEMWQQLGKAPILRPNTGTVSQTFSYAAQTFVPTLREWVLDFLVQQGLIKDRSAIFDPAPIEQLLRDSVDPANFANGIELWVTVFPSLKIPGLGYDWLIDFVRAKTGTDSHWLCVQDFRDTETIYNLLLASAAIPLAFPSRKVNGKAYVDGALADNVPLKALAARGCTHAIVIHLCNGAVWSRHDFPEQTIIEIRPEQPIDSSDNLFLGSISSLLNFKSDRIYELQQQGYNDAERCLKPIIQTLINTKNQRLTHDALANSTQSLLEDLPL, from the coding sequence ATGAAATCTATTAAACCTAAAATTGGACTTGTACTTGCTGGAGGAGGTGCAAAAGGAGCGTATCAAGTGGGAGCATTAAAATACCTGTCCGAATTAGGGATAGTACCCCAAATTATTGCTGGTACTAGCATCGGCGCTCTTAATGGTGCAGTTTTGGCAACTCATTCACCATTCCCTGACGCTGTAAACCGATTAAGTGAAATGTGGCAGCAGTTAGGTAAAGCGCCAATTTTACGACCGAATACTGGTACAGTATCCCAAACATTTAGTTATGCGGCTCAAACTTTCGTCCCTACATTGCGCGAATGGGTGCTTGATTTTTTAGTGCAACAAGGACTAATAAAAGACCGTAGTGCTATATTTGACCCTGCTCCTATCGAGCAACTATTAAGAGACTCTGTAGATCCAGCTAACTTCGCTAATGGAATTGAATTATGGGTAACAGTATTTCCTTCTTTAAAAATTCCTGGGTTGGGCTACGATTGGTTAATTGATTTTGTTCGCGCTAAAACTGGAACTGATTCTCATTGGCTGTGCGTCCAAGACTTTAGAGACACAGAAACTATTTATAACTTACTGTTAGCTAGTGCCGCTATTCCTTTAGCGTTTCCTAGTCGAAAAGTTAATGGCAAAGCTTATGTAGATGGGGCTTTAGCTGACAATGTACCGCTAAAAGCACTAGCAGCGCGTGGATGCACTCATGCAATTGTAATTCACTTGTGCAATGGTGCAGTGTGGAGTCGTCACGACTTCCCAGAGCAGACAATTATTGAAATTAGACCAGAACAACCAATTGATAGCAGCGACAATCTATTTTTAGGTTCAATTAGTAGTTTACTAAATTTTAAAAGCGATCGCATTTACGAACTACAACAGCAAGGCTACAACGATGCAGAACGTTGTTTAAAGCCAATAATTCAAACCTTAATAAATACTAAAAACCAGCGCCTTACCCATGATGCGCTAGCTAATTCTACCCAAAGTTTATTAGAAGACTTGCCCCTTTAA
- a CDS encoding dynamin family protein — MVAEILKPTVQDLQKDVIELLEQISALMNRASTALDSDNNENKYGEFQKDVIAAVIKVKKLELRMAIVAPMKAGKSTIINAIVGQEILPSRNAAMTTLPTEIIFNAELEESTLTLSAEILTVFQETVIALRQKIKALGTEQMKEQIAQYPHLTQLSQEIQNAVGFQTRIKTTGREEIIKALTGLNDIIRLCSLLNPAKDPLGQLEDVPCIDTSFWRSQTTQLDKLGNLVIVDTPGPNEAGDNLKLGRIVSEQLAKSSIVLIVLDFTQLKTEAAEKVKKDVQQVINLRGKENLYVLINKVDQRRDGDMNPEQVRQFVEAELGLGDARDTKRVFEVSARRAFSAANFMQERERKPNAEVTEMQTARSLAQEVFGIDWEEELEET; from the coding sequence ATGGTTGCTGAAATTCTCAAGCCGACCGTCCAAGACTTGCAAAAAGACGTTATTGAATTGCTAGAGCAAATCAGCGCCTTAATGAACCGTGCCAGTACAGCACTTGATTCTGATAATAATGAGAACAAGTACGGAGAGTTTCAGAAAGATGTAATTGCCGCAGTCATCAAGGTTAAAAAATTAGAGTTAAGAATGGCGATTGTTGCGCCGATGAAGGCGGGAAAATCTACTATTATTAATGCGATCGTTGGTCAAGAAATTCTACCTAGTCGTAATGCGGCAATGACAACACTGCCCACAGAAATTATCTTTAATGCCGAGCTAGAAGAATCAACTTTAACACTAAGTGCTGAAATCTTAACAGTTTTTCAGGAGACGGTTATAGCTTTACGTCAAAAAATTAAGGCATTAGGCACTGAGCAGATGAAGGAACAAATTGCTCAGTATCCACATTTAACTCAGTTATCACAAGAGATTCAAAATGCAGTAGGATTCCAAACTCGTATTAAAACTACTGGACGCGAAGAAATTATTAAGGCGCTAACAGGTCTAAACGATATTATCCGTTTGTGTAGTTTATTAAATCCTGCTAAAGATCCTCTTGGTCAGCTAGAGGATGTTCCTTGCATTGATACATCCTTTTGGCGATCGCAGACGACTCAATTAGACAAGCTCGGCAACTTAGTCATTGTGGATACTCCTGGACCCAATGAAGCAGGAGACAATCTTAAACTAGGAAGGATTGTGTCAGAGCAATTAGCAAAAAGCTCAATAGTATTAATTGTTTTAGATTTTACTCAACTAAAAACAGAAGCAGCAGAGAAAGTTAAAAAAGATGTTCAACAAGTTATTAATCTACGTGGCAAAGAGAACTTGTACGTCTTGATTAACAAAGTTGACCAGCGCCGTGACGGGGACATGAATCCTGAGCAAGTGCGACAGTTTGTAGAGGCGGAATTAGGGCTTGGAGATGCTAGAGATACAAAGCGAGTGTTTGAGGTATCAGCTAGAAGGGCGTTTTCTGCGGCTAACTTTATGCAGGAGCGAGAACGCAAACCTAATGCCGAAGTTACTGAAATGCAAACAGCACGTTCACTAGCTCAAGAGGTATTCGGGATTGATTGGGAAGAAGAGCTTGAGGAGACCTAG
- a CDS encoding retroviral-like aspartic protease, with protein sequence MALLDTGASVNVLPYEVGLQLGAVWEDQTVPIELSGNLAQMEARGLVLSATVAEFPSVLLAFAWTQSTEAPLILGHMNFFAEFDVCFYRADLAFELRSRVK encoded by the coding sequence ATGGCTTTACTGGACACGGGAGCAAGCGTTAATGTTTTGCCTTACGAGGTTGGATTGCAATTGGGCGCAGTCTGGGAAGATCAAACAGTTCCAATCGAATTAAGCGGTAATTTAGCTCAAATGGAAGCGCGAGGGTTGGTTTTATCAGCTACCGTTGCGGAGTTTCCCTCTGTCTTGCTGGCATTTGCCTGGACGCAATCTACAGAGGCTCCGTTAATTCTAGGTCACATGAATTTTTTTGCCGAGTTTGATGTGTGCTTCTATCGTGCTGATCTAGCTTTTGAGTTACGTTCAAGAGTAAAATAG
- a CDS encoding Uma2 family endonuclease, whose translation MCLGLSSMIASPGQPYLTFHEYLQMEEQSNIKHEYVDGQILAMAGASDAHVTIALNLASSLRSHVRRSGCRVYISDMKARIESLNRFYYPDVMVTCDPDDQETPTYKRFPTLIVEVLSESTEAFDRGDKFADYQEITSLREYVLISTKRKRVDCFRRGEQGLWVLQSYRPDGTSFRFDSIGFEGTIVGLYEDVTLG comes from the coding sequence ATGTGTTTGGGCTTATCCTCTATGATTGCTTCTCCTGGGCAGCCTTACCTTACCTTCCACGAGTACCTCCAGATGGAGGAGCAAAGCAATATCAAGCATGAATACGTTGATGGACAAATCTTGGCTATGGCAGGTGCAAGCGATGCCCACGTCACCATTGCTCTAAACCTCGCTTCTAGCTTACGCAGCCACGTTAGGCGTTCTGGCTGTCGTGTTTACATCTCAGACATGAAAGCCCGAATTGAATCGCTCAATCGGTTCTATTATCCCGATGTTATGGTTACTTGCGATCCCGATGACCAAGAAACTCCTACCTATAAGCGTTTCCCTACTTTAATCGTTGAAGTCTTGTCTGAATCTACTGAAGCTTTTGACCGGGGCGATAAATTTGCTGATTACCAAGAAATAACCAGCCTGCGCGAGTACGTTCTAATTAGTACCAAGCGCAAAAGAGTTGATTGTTTTAGGCGTGGTGAACAAGGGTTATGGGTATTACAGTCTTATCGACCGGATGGGACATCATTTCGGTTCGATAGTATTGGTTTTGAGGGGACAATAGTAGGGCTGTACGAGGATGTAACGTTAGGATAA
- a CDS encoding CHASE2 domain-containing protein: protein MAAFPTIAILAVRALGWMQPVEWTALDIYFQLRPTETVDNRIVIVGFEEKDIAILKSAEPLSDELLAQLLTKIKQQKPRVIGLDFYRNVPVGKGYPQLAQVFKTTPNLIGIEKVIGDKYYPTIAPPPVLEQLNQVAAVDTVEDGDGVVRRALLFLNNQTRTLGVALALSYLAKEGIAPKTVDDCCMKIKDTIYRPLQENAGSYVRTDSDGYQVLLNYRNPNQSFTRVSITDILAGKKFNNLMRDRIVLIGRTSPSFNDDKFSTPYSWNLRTTPIEISGVEVQAQIASQIVSSALDNRPIIKTLNEQVELLWMISWSLLITILARKWWHTSDSKNLVAKFFLNLISSSLAAAVAVISISYLAFLWGWWIPVVPSFLALTISPLLISTYTYIIKLNERQRNLEVKVAERTQELEQSMTQLKNIQEQLITQSKLASLGTLMAGIAHEINNPLSFVIYFTDMVIQMIEKLQLEIEQEYEYLPIAIIENFEEIITGITPNITDIKSQAKRIELTIQSMTFSADRPAFPSQPININELIESTIKVVSYSLQYKYSDFDVKLITEYDNSIGQVNFIAQYIYRALINIIDNACQAAYEKSLTEQVLKPEVKIKTKNLAANDSVEITVQDNGAGIPQNILDKIFDPFFTTKTPDKGTGIGLYFAYELIVNRHKGQIGVNSQSGIGTIFTVVLPKNVEVSG, encoded by the coding sequence GTGGCTGCATTTCCAACAATAGCAATACTTGCAGTACGCGCTCTAGGTTGGATGCAGCCTGTCGAGTGGACGGCGTTAGATATATATTTCCAACTGCGCCCTACTGAAACGGTAGATAATAGAATTGTAATTGTTGGATTTGAAGAAAAAGACATTGCGATCTTAAAATCAGCAGAGCCGCTATCAGACGAACTCCTAGCCCAGTTGCTAACAAAAATTAAGCAGCAAAAACCACGAGTAATCGGACTAGACTTCTATCGAAATGTGCCAGTAGGGAAAGGATACCCCCAATTAGCTCAAGTATTTAAAACTACACCTAATCTCATTGGTATAGAAAAAGTAATTGGCGACAAGTATTATCCAACGATTGCACCGCCACCTGTTCTCGAACAGCTAAACCAAGTAGCTGCTGTTGATACAGTAGAAGATGGAGATGGTGTGGTTCGTCGCGCTCTTTTATTCCTTAATAACCAAACAAGAACTTTAGGAGTAGCTCTTGCCCTTAGTTATTTAGCAAAGGAAGGGATTGCCCCGAAAACTGTTGATGATTGTTGCATGAAAATAAAAGACACAATATATAGACCGTTGCAGGAAAACGCTGGTAGTTACGTCCGCACTGACTCAGATGGCTACCAAGTTCTGCTTAACTACCGCAACCCCAATCAAAGTTTTACTAGAGTATCAATTACCGATATTTTAGCGGGGAAAAAATTTAACAATTTGATGCGCGACCGCATTGTTTTAATCGGTAGAACTTCTCCAAGCTTCAACGATGATAAATTTTCTACTCCTTATAGCTGGAATCTAAGAACAACACCGATTGAAATTTCTGGGGTGGAAGTTCAAGCTCAAATAGCTAGTCAAATTGTTAGTTCGGCTTTAGATAATAGACCAATAATTAAAACTTTAAACGAACAAGTAGAACTATTATGGATGATAAGTTGGAGCCTACTAATTACTATTTTAGCTAGAAAATGGTGGCACACTAGCGATTCAAAAAACTTAGTAGCAAAGTTTTTTCTGAATTTGATATCTAGCAGTTTAGCAGCAGCAGTTGCAGTAATAAGCATTAGCTACTTAGCTTTTTTATGGGGTTGGTGGATTCCAGTTGTCCCTTCTTTTTTAGCTTTAACTATATCTCCTTTATTAATTTCCACTTATACATACATTATTAAGTTGAACGAACGTCAACGAAATTTAGAAGTAAAGGTTGCCGAACGCACTCAGGAATTAGAGCAATCTATGACTCAACTGAAGAACATTCAAGAGCAGCTTATTACTCAATCTAAACTTGCTTCTCTAGGTACTCTGATGGCAGGAATAGCGCATGAAATTAATAATCCTCTTAGTTTTGTAATCTATTTTACAGATATGGTCATTCAAATGATTGAAAAGCTGCAATTAGAAATTGAGCAAGAATATGAATATTTACCGATAGCAATAATTGAGAACTTTGAAGAAATTATTACTGGTATTACTCCAAATATTACAGATATTAAAAGTCAAGCTAAGAGAATAGAATTAACTATTCAAAGCATGACTTTTTCAGCAGACCGACCAGCTTTTCCTTCCCAGCCTATTAATATTAATGAACTAATTGAGTCAACAATTAAAGTAGTTTCTTATAGTTTGCAATACAAATATAGTGATTTTGACGTTAAATTAATAACTGAATACGACAACTCAATTGGGCAAGTTAATTTTATTGCTCAATATATTTACAGAGCTTTAATAAATATTATCGATAATGCTTGCCAAGCAGCTTACGAAAAATCTTTAACTGAACAAGTCCTAAAGCCAGAAGTCAAGATTAAAACAAAGAATTTGGCTGCAAATGATTCTGTAGAGATAACTGTCCAAGACAATGGGGCAGGGATACCTCAAAATATCCTAGATAAAATTTTCGATCCTTTCTTTACTACAAAAACTCCCGATAAAGGAACTGGAATCGGTTTGTATTTCGCTTATGAGCTTATCGTTAACAGACATAAAGGTCAGATAGGTGTAAATTCTCAATCAGGTATCGGCACTATCTTTACGGTGGTTTTACCCAAAAATGTTGAAGTTAGTGGTTGA
- a CDS encoding DUF928 domain-containing protein: MRYSLKVALLLFGFTVFVMPDIDVINVPIIGRTVNFSKKVSAQTAQVYIPPVGPNRTSRTKGAGSRGCDQSGNTNLQLLVPDDHLPLTVSARPTFFWYVSDITLPVRFTLVEPGVAKPIVDRSFKVKRSGIVQLELPSDVPGLALGKEYRWTVSLVCNKERPSENSYADSSIKRVAITPALAQTLTKEGQEPQKRSLVYARYGIWYDALDSSYISYKANPHGKVTFWYFSKLLSQVGMSTVSDRQ; this comes from the coding sequence ATGAGATATTCCTTAAAAGTTGCTTTATTACTGTTTGGTTTTACAGTATTTGTAATGCCAGACATTGATGTAATTAATGTACCTATAATAGGACGAACGGTAAACTTTAGTAAAAAAGTTTCTGCTCAAACTGCCCAAGTGTACATTCCGCCAGTAGGTCCAAATAGGACATCACGGACTAAAGGGGCAGGTTCGAGAGGATGCGACCAGTCTGGGAATACAAACTTGCAACTTTTAGTCCCTGACGATCACCTGCCCTTAACTGTATCGGCTCGTCCGACTTTCTTTTGGTACGTATCAGATATAACGCTGCCTGTACGATTCACTTTGGTAGAACCAGGGGTAGCAAAGCCGATTGTAGACCGCTCTTTTAAGGTAAAGCGTTCAGGTATCGTGCAATTAGAGTTACCATCAGATGTTCCTGGGTTGGCATTGGGCAAAGAGTACCGTTGGACAGTATCTTTAGTGTGTAACAAAGAGCGTCCCTCAGAAAACAGCTATGCTGATAGCTCGATTAAGCGTGTAGCTATTACTCCTGCACTTGCTCAAACGCTTACAAAGGAAGGTCAAGAGCCACAAAAACGTAGTTTAGTTTATGCACGATATGGGATCTGGTATGATGCGCTCGACAGTAGCTACATCAGTTATAAGGCAAATCCGCACGGCAAAGTAACGTTCTGGTATTTTTCTAAATTGCTCTCTCAGGTGGGGATGTCCACAGTAAGTGATCGGCAGTAG